GCCGCCAGCGCCTCCGGCCGCACCGCCCGTCCAGGCCGCCGCCCCCGCTCCGCGCCCGCCGATGGGCGCGGCGCCGCGCGGCGCCGCGGCTCCCTTGGGCGGCCAGACCCGCACGTACCAGCCGTCGCATGACCGCCGCGACGACCGGCCCTCGACCACCACCTATCGCCCCGAGCGCGCCCCGGGCCGCTTCGAGAACGCCAATTTCGGACAGCGCGCGCCGCGCACCGACGCCCGCCCGCCGCGCGACGACGCCGGTCCGCCGCGCCGTGACGACCGCGGCCCGCCGCAGCAAGCCGACCGCGGTCCGCGGCCGCCGGAAGGCACTGTCCGTTATTCGGCCCTGGCGCCCCGCCCGGCGCCGGGCGCGCCCCGTGGTCCCGGAGGCCCGCGCGGTCCCGGCGGCTCGCGGGTCGGTCCCGCCGCCCCGCCCGCCACGCCCGAGGTCCAGCGCGCCACCCGCCAGGCTCCGCGGCCCGGCGGCGCGGTCATGGATCGCCGTCCCGACGAGGACGACCGTCGCCGTGACGCCGGCCCGGGCAAGGCCATCAGCCGCGCCAAGGGCGCGCCGATGCGCCGCGAAGGCCGCCTGACTATCCAGACCGTCGCCGGCGACGCCGAGGGCGCCGAGCGGATGCGGTCGCTCGCCTCCGTCCGCCGCGCCCGCGAACGCGAGCGTGAACAGCGCAAGGGCGGCGCCGTCGAACAGGCCCGCGTCTCCCGCGAGGTCATCATCCCCGACGTGATCACGGTGGGCGAACTCGCCAACCGGATGGCCACGCGCGGGGTCGAGATCATCAAGTTCCTGATGCGTCAGGGCGTGATGCTGAAGATCAACGACGTCATCGACAACGATACCGCAGAGCTGGTGGCCACCGAATTCGGCCACACCGTGAAGCGCGTCTCGGAGGCCGACGTCGAAGAGGGCTTCATCAAGGCCGAGGACGTCGACGATCACCTGCTGCCGCGTCCGCCGGTGGTGACCATCATGGGACACGTCGACCACGGCAAGACCTCGCTGCTGGACGCCCTGCGCGCCAGCGACGTGGTTTCCGGCGAGCACGGCGGCATCACCCAGCACATCGGCGCCTACCAGGTGCGCCTGGAAAACGGCCAGGCGGTCACCTTCCTCGACACCCCCGGTCACGCCGCCTTCTCCGCCATGCGGATGCGTGGCGCGAACGTGACGGACATCGTGGTGCTGGTGGTGGCGGCCGACGACGGCGTGATGCCCCAGACCATCGAGGCGATCGACCACGCCAAGGCGGCCGGCGCCCCGATCATCGTGGCCATCAACAAGATCGACAAGCCGGGCGCCGACCCGACGCGGGTGATCAACGAGCTGCTTCAGCACGAGATCGTGGTGGAAAGCCTCGGCGGCGACACCCAGGCCATCCAGATCTCCGCCAAGGAGAAGATGGGCCTGGACGACCTGATCGAGGCCATCCTGCTGCAGGCCGAGGTGCTCGACCTGAAGGCCAACCCCGACCGCACCGCCGACGGCGTGGTGATCGAGGCCAAGCTGGATCGCGGCCGCGGCGCCGTCTCCACCGTGCTGGTCAAGCGCGGCACCCTGAAGCGCGGCGACATCGTCGTGGCCGGCGACACCTTCGGCCGCGTCCGCGCGCTGCTGAACGAGCGCGGCGAGCAACT
The nucleotide sequence above comes from bacterium. Encoded proteins:
- the infB gene encoding translation initiation factor IF-2, with the translated sequence PPAPPAAPPVQAAAPAPRPPMGAAPRGAAAPLGGQTRTYQPSHDRRDDRPSTTTYRPERAPGRFENANFGQRAPRTDARPPRDDAGPPRRDDRGPPQQADRGPRPPEGTVRYSALAPRPAPGAPRGPGGPRGPGGSRVGPAAPPATPEVQRATRQAPRPGGAVMDRRPDEDDRRRDAGPGKAISRAKGAPMRREGRLTIQTVAGDAEGAERMRSLASVRRAREREREQRKGGAVEQARVSREVIIPDVITVGELANRMATRGVEIIKFLMRQGVMLKINDVIDNDTAELVATEFGHTVKRVSEADVEEGFIKAEDVDDHLLPRPPVVTIMGHVDHGKTSLLDALRASDVVSGEHGGITQHIGAYQVRLENGQAVTFLDTPGHAAFSAMRMRGANVTDIVVLVVAADDGVMPQTIEAIDHAKAAGAPIIVAINKIDKPGADPTRVINELLQHEIVVESLGGDTQAIQISAKEKMGLDDLIEAILLQAEVLDLKANPDRTADGVVIEAKLDRGRGAVSTVLVKRGTLKRGDIVVAGDTFGRVRALLNERGEQLDSAGPSVPVEILGLDGTPAPGEPFAVVENDARARELTDYRVRMKREKTGSPMQGASLADMMAKLADKKVSELPVIIKADVQGSAEAIVGSLDKLAHEEVRARIILSGAGAISESDVMLAKGAGSPILGFNVRASKQAQALAEREGVEIRYYAVIYDLIDDIKGVLSGMLAPIQRETFLGNAEVLQAFDISKVGRVAGCKVTEGVVRKGARVRIIRQDVVVLELGVLQTLKRFKDEVNEVPSGQECGMAFQGFQDIKAGDVIECFTLEEVKRTL